The Desulfobacterales bacterium DNA segment TGGGCGCCGGTTTGAGCACAGGTCTGGCGGCTATCGGTTCGGGTTACGGCGGCGGTCTGGCCGCCGGGGCCAGCTGTGAGGGCATCGCACGAACACCGCAGACAGTCACCAATGTTACCACCCTGATGTTGATTGGCCAAGCAGTTGCGCAAACACCATCGATTTTCGGCCTGCTCATCAGCTTTATATTGATGTTTAAAACGTTTCCCGAGTCCGGCCTACTGATGACCCCCATGGCACTTCTGGGGGCCGGGCTTTGCATGGGACTCGGTGGAATCGGGCCCGGCATCGGCAACGGTATGGCCGCCGAAGGCGCGGTGCGATGGGTGGCCCGTAATGTGGAGCACACCAACGATCTGATGCGAATCATGTTGGTCGGCCAGGCGGTTTCACAGTCAACGGCTATTTATTCAATGGTCATCAGCCTGGTATTGATATTTGTTGTTTAAAAGGAAAACCCTGCCTGCCTCGCCGAGGCCTGCGCGCAGGCGGGTTAATCCTGTCTAATTAGAAAAACTTAAAATAAGAATCCAATTCATTTTCATCTTGCGGGACATCTTACATAAGGAGGAAAAAATGGCAATCGAAGGAGCAGAAATTGTAAAAGCAGCAGCATTTATCGGTGCTGGTCTGGCCATGGGATTGGGTGCCATCGGACCGGGTGTCGGTCAGGGCATGGTTGCAGCCAAAGCGTGTGAGGCCATCGGAAAAAATCCCAAAGAAGCCGGCTTGCTGACAAGGACCATGCTGGTGGGGCAGG contains these protein-coding regions:
- the atpE gene encoding ATP synthase F0 subunit C, whose translation is MAIEGAEIVKAAAFIGAGLAMGLGAIGPGVGQGMVAAKACEAIGKNPKEAGLLTRTMLVGQAVSESTGIYSLVVALLLLFVVY